A single region of the Neotabrizicola shimadae genome encodes:
- a CDS encoding LysR family transcriptional regulator — translation MDWDKLRIFHAVADKGSLTHAGEVLHLSQSAVSRQIRALEESLNVTLFHRHARGLILTEQGELLFDATQQMAKRLDATAARIRDSEDEVFGELRVTTTTGFGTLWLAPRLAGLYEKYPSLKIDLMLEERVLDLPMREADVAIRMKEPSQADLIRKRLMNIRMRLYATPEYLDQAGTPRTMDDFSRHRLISQHAGTPQVAAGATLVQELMSHDIPSTLTVNNYFGVLQGVLNHLGIGVLPDYITEDFPHLVRVMPDVESGEVPVFLAYPEELRHSKRVAAFREFVTEEIFTYRKRQQI, via the coding sequence GTGGACTGGGACAAGTTGCGGATCTTTCATGCGGTGGCCGACAAGGGCAGCCTTACCCATGCGGGTGAGGTGCTGCACCTCAGCCAGTCCGCCGTCAGCCGCCAGATCCGGGCGCTTGAGGAATCCCTGAACGTCACGCTGTTTCACCGCCACGCCCGCGGCCTGATCCTGACCGAGCAGGGCGAGCTTCTGTTCGATGCCACCCAGCAGATGGCCAAGCGCCTGGACGCCACCGCCGCCCGCATCCGCGACAGCGAGGACGAGGTCTTCGGCGAGTTGCGGGTGACCACGACCACGGGTTTCGGCACGCTCTGGCTGGCACCGCGGCTTGCGGGTTTGTATGAGAAGTATCCTTCGCTGAAGATCGACCTCATGTTGGAAGAAAGGGTGCTGGACCTGCCCATGCGCGAGGCCGATGTGGCGATCCGCATGAAGGAACCGAGCCAGGCCGACCTGATCCGCAAGCGGCTTATGAACATCCGGATGCGGCTCTATGCGACGCCGGAGTATCTGGACCAGGCCGGCACTCCCCGGACGATGGACGATTTCAGTCGCCACCGCCTGATCAGCCAGCACGCCGGCACGCCGCAGGTGGCCGCGGGGGCCACACTGGTGCAGGAGCTCATGAGCCATGACATCCCCTCGACCCTGACGGTGAACAACTACTTCGGGGTGCTTCAGGGGGTGCTGAACCACCTGGGCATCGGGGTGCTGCCCGACTACATCACCGAGGATTTCCCGCATCTCGTGCGGGTGATGCCGGATGTGGAGTCGGGAGAGGTGCCGGTGTTTCTGGCCTATCCCGAGGAGCTGCGCCATTCCAAGC
- a CDS encoding SH3 domain-containing protein, giving the protein MSLRLTSISLALPRIVLAIGLLLPGQLRAESQADPPYFHVRTEGGTRLNLRDAPSAEGGVVLRVASGTELQNLGCQQAADQRWCRVSTLSDPPVVAWAAERFLQPAPAETATGPTVEAVPTVSPAETACLTAVARQAGTDAVEVLALDDSRPEVLVQVGVGSARAPWQCLAYPDGTTSGIEPLEPAVDRAVSAVTADTQAACVAAMAQAAGTAAILLVSATQAEGAMRIHMVIGNELTPWTCLARADGTISDIRRDPGN; this is encoded by the coding sequence ATGTCCCTTCGCCTCACCTCGATAAGCCTCGCCCTGCCCCGGATCGTTCTCGCTATCGGCCTTCTGCTCCCCGGCCAGCTGCGCGCCGAATCCCAGGCGGACCCTCCGTACTTTCATGTCCGCACCGAAGGCGGCACGCGCCTGAACCTGCGCGATGCACCGTCTGCCGAAGGCGGCGTGGTGCTTCGTGTGGCCAGCGGCACCGAATTGCAGAACCTGGGCTGCCAGCAGGCAGCGGACCAGCGCTGGTGCCGCGTCTCGACGCTGTCCGATCCACCCGTCGTGGCCTGGGCCGCCGAGCGGTTTCTCCAGCCGGCCCCGGCCGAGACGGCAACCGGGCCAACAGTTGAAGCCGTCCCGACGGTGTCGCCGGCAGAGACGGCCTGCCTGACAGCGGTTGCGCGCCAAGCCGGCACAGATGCGGTCGAGGTTCTGGCGCTGGACGACTCCCGGCCCGAGGTCCTGGTGCAGGTCGGTGTGGGCAGCGCGCGTGCGCCTTGGCAGTGCCTGGCCTACCCGGATGGCACAACAAGCGGCATCGAACCCCTGGAGCCGGCGGTCGACCGGGCGGTCAGCGCCGTTACCGCAGACACTCAGGCAGCTTGCGTCGCGGCGATGGCTCAGGCCGCCGGAACCGCCGCCATCCTTCTGGTCTCTGCTACGCAGGCAGAGGGAGCCATGCGCATTCACATGGTCATCGGGAACGAACTCACACCGTGGACCTGCCTCGCCAGGGCGGATGGCACGATCTCCGACATCCGCCGGGACCCTGGAAACTAG
- a CDS encoding fused DSP-PTPase phosphatase/NAD kinase-like protein, which yields MIGRRAVLCGPVLAMLCPPAWASDWAQDGAAKGVPNLHRVTDSLWRSGQPRSEGFSFMADLGVRTVISLRHGSRDERRTGDARLDLVSAPMTSRNVAADDGAQVVQALRALDAGLQRGPVLVHCRFGSDRTGCIMALYRMLWQDWPRAKAIAEMTGGPYGFHAVYRNIPDYLETVDLNGLRARIQE from the coding sequence ATGATCGGCCGCCGCGCGGTCCTGTGCGGGCCCGTCCTTGCGATGCTGTGCCCGCCGGCCTGGGCTTCGGACTGGGCGCAGGACGGTGCGGCGAAGGGTGTTCCAAACCTGCACCGGGTCACAGACAGCCTGTGGCGCAGCGGTCAGCCGAGGTCAGAGGGCTTTTCTTTCATGGCGGATCTGGGGGTGCGCACCGTGATCAGTTTGCGCCACGGATCGCGCGACGAAAGGCGCACGGGCGATGCCAGGCTGGATCTGGTCAGCGCGCCGATGACATCGCGCAACGTGGCAGCGGATGACGGGGCGCAGGTTGTTCAAGCCCTTCGCGCGCTGGATGCCGGGCTGCAGCGCGGACCGGTGCTGGTGCATTGCCGCTTCGGTTCGGACCGGACGGGCTGCATAATGGCACTTTACCGTATGCTGTGGCAGGACTGGCCGCGCGCCAAGGCGATCGCAGAGATGACCGGCGGTCCCTATGGGTTCCATGCGGTGTACAGGAACATCCCCGACTATCTGGAAACCGTTGACCTGAACGGCCTGCGCGCCCGGATTCAAGAGTGA
- the murI gene encoding glutamate racemase: MAVGVFDSGLGGLTVLDAVSRRLPDVPFVYFGDNAHAPYGVRTSDDIFNLTCAATERLWDEGCDLVILACNTASAAALKRMQETWVPADKRVLGVFVPLIEALTERQWGDNSPPREVAVKHVALFATPATVASRAFQRELAFRAIGVDVEAQPCGGVVDAIEQGDEILAEALVRSHVEALKRRMPHPQAAVLGCTHYPLMERVFQEALGEEVKVFSQANLVAESLADYLQRRPEFLGSGRETKFLTTGDPRSVSDKATQFLRRRITFQAA, translated from the coding sequence ATGGCTGTTGGTGTCTTCGATTCGGGCCTTGGCGGGCTGACGGTGCTGGATGCGGTATCGAGGCGCCTTCCCGATGTTCCTTTCGTTTATTTTGGCGACAATGCCCATGCACCCTACGGGGTTCGCACCTCGGATGACATCTTCAACCTGACCTGCGCCGCAACCGAGAGGCTGTGGGACGAGGGCTGCGACCTGGTGATCCTGGCCTGCAACACGGCGTCGGCGGCCGCCTTGAAGCGGATGCAGGAGACCTGGGTTCCAGCAGACAAGCGCGTCCTGGGCGTCTTCGTTCCATTGATCGAGGCGCTGACCGAGCGGCAATGGGGCGACAACTCGCCGCCGCGCGAGGTTGCGGTGAAGCATGTGGCGCTGTTCGCTACTCCGGCCACGGTCGCGAGCCGCGCCTTCCAGCGGGAACTGGCCTTCCGCGCCATTGGCGTGGATGTCGAGGCGCAGCCCTGCGGCGGCGTGGTCGATGCCATCGAGCAGGGAGACGAGATCCTGGCAGAGGCACTGGTGCGCAGCCATGTCGAGGCCTTGAAGCGGCGGATGCCGCATCCCCAGGCGGCGGTTCTGGGCTGCACCCACTATCCGCTGATGGAACGGGTGTTCCAGGAGGCGCTTGGCGAAGAGGTCAAGGTCTTCTCGCAGGCCAACCTGGTCGCCGAAAGCCTGGCAGACTATCTGCAGCGCCGTCCGGAGTTCCTGGGCAGCGGACGGGAGACGAAGTTCCTGACGACGGGCGACCCACGGTCGGTTTCGGACAAGGCGACGCAGTTTCTTCGGCGGCGAATCACTTTCCAGGCAGCCTGA